The Acetomicrobium flavidum genome window below encodes:
- a CDS encoding response regulator transcription factor — protein sequence MVIRVILADDHPLTREGFKSYLEGRENIKLVGEASDGESAWELIKEQMPDVALIDIRMPGIDGVTLVRRIRQEGLQVACLMLTSYDAQQYVLASLRAGAKGYILKTASPDELLRAIEIVASQGVYLDKEVAKAVEEPGFSPEGLSPREREVLLLAGRGESSKEIASKLYISERTVQTHLASIYDKLGARNKTEALLLALKYGVVTLEELLE from the coding sequence ATGGTGATAAGGGTTATCTTGGCTGACGATCATCCCTTGACGAGAGAGGGTTTTAAGTCCTATCTCGAGGGAAGGGAAAACATAAAGCTGGTGGGGGAAGCCTCGGATGGCGAAAGCGCTTGGGAATTGATAAAAGAGCAAATGCCTGACGTTGCTCTCATAGATATTAGAATGCCCGGTATAGATGGCGTAACTCTGGTTCGCCGTATCAGGCAAGAAGGATTGCAAGTGGCATGTCTCATGCTGACATCTTACGATGCCCAACAATATGTGTTAGCCTCCTTAAGGGCAGGCGCCAAAGGCTATATCTTGAAGACTGCATCGCCGGACGAGCTTTTGAGGGCCATAGAGATAGTGGCGTCTCAGGGGGTATATCTGGATAAGGAAGTTGCCAAGGCCGTAGAGGAGCCCGGATTTAGCCCGGAAGGCCTTTCTCCGAGGGAAAGAGAAGTCTTGCTGTTGGCTGGCAGAGGAGAATCCAGCAAAGAAATAGCCTCAAAGCTTTATATAAGCGAAAGAACCGTACAAACGCATTTGGCTTCGATATATGACAAATTAGGAGCACGCAACAAAACTGAAGCTTTGCTTTTGGCTTTGAAGTACGGTGTGGTAACTCTGGAGGAATTGCTGGAATAA
- a CDS encoding sensor histidine kinase: MRRHLLLILTLLVLIPSIAILIVTGWGVVEHERAMKNVTESYVLDLAQSVASRVDRPRFIHRALMMPPRSLDSLVLDMSMPGWVALVDEDGNLLAASSKAQDVLPQIWQVGVPVGRATLLKGPLGDTYTIAAIPTSQGWYVIAAVAWSQLLGPMVRFSHLWPAAVGLLAIVGMCAVWAFWRWLIMPLLSLEAEVSSLKWGIDLPKPDDPIAVWELRRLRKVLYQLAETAKEREELTQRYVSDLVQVQEEERTKLAREIHDGPLQDVTALLQRILLLKQESWSERAKKYIEIAEESATAAVRELRGLCDTLSPPWLDLGLLQALTELTERLARIYGIKVYLEASEIPDVNEDVTLAFFRIVQEAINNAVKHGSAKNVWVRLACEKGYLVLQIEDDGSGFDFEGDIESLRIKGHRGIANMAERMRMVNGQIDIKSSSNRGTIILCKVLLPLSGEKSPGNAFDVGDVGKS; the protein is encoded by the coding sequence ATGAGAAGGCATTTGCTTTTGATCCTCACGTTGTTAGTGTTAATTCCCTCCATCGCAATCTTGATCGTCACAGGTTGGGGAGTGGTTGAACATGAAAGGGCCATGAAAAATGTGACGGAGTCCTACGTGTTGGATTTGGCCCAATCTGTGGCCTCGAGGGTTGACAGGCCACGTTTTATACATCGCGCTCTGATGATGCCGCCTAGATCCTTGGACTCTTTGGTCTTGGATATGTCGATGCCAGGATGGGTAGCTTTAGTGGATGAGGACGGAAATTTGTTAGCCGCATCCTCAAAAGCGCAAGATGTGTTACCCCAGATTTGGCAAGTTGGCGTTCCTGTGGGCAGGGCCACTCTTCTCAAGGGGCCGCTAGGAGATACGTACACAATAGCTGCGATTCCCACCTCGCAAGGATGGTATGTCATTGCGGCAGTGGCATGGTCTCAATTGCTTGGGCCCATGGTACGGTTCTCGCATCTATGGCCCGCGGCAGTTGGGCTTTTGGCCATAGTTGGGATGTGTGCCGTGTGGGCCTTCTGGCGATGGTTGATAATGCCCTTATTGTCATTGGAAGCTGAGGTAAGCAGTTTGAAATGGGGCATAGACCTCCCAAAGCCCGACGACCCCATTGCTGTCTGGGAGCTTCGCAGGCTAAGGAAGGTATTGTACCAGTTGGCTGAAACGGCAAAGGAAAGGGAAGAGCTGACACAGAGATATGTATCGGATCTGGTTCAAGTGCAGGAAGAGGAAAGGACTAAACTGGCCAGAGAAATACACGATGGCCCGCTTCAGGATGTAACGGCGCTACTTCAGAGAATATTATTGCTAAAGCAAGAAAGTTGGAGCGAAAGGGCAAAAAAATATATAGAAATAGCCGAAGAAAGCGCAACCGCTGCCGTGAGGGAGTTGAGGGGGCTTTGCGACACGCTTTCGCCACCGTGGCTGGATCTTGGTTTGCTGCAAGCGTTGACAGAGCTCACAGAAAGGCTTGCCCGCATTTACGGGATCAAAGTATATCTGGAAGCAAGTGAAATTCCTGATGTTAACGAGGATGTAACGCTAGCTTTTTTTAGGATAGTACAGGAAGCAATCAATAACGCAGTAAAGCATGGCAGTGCAAAGAACGTCTGGGTCAGGCTTGCTTGCGAGAAAGGATATTTAGTGCTTCAAATCGAAGATGATGGAAGTGGTTTTGACTTTGAGGGAGATATCGAATCTTTAAGGATAAAAGGGCATAGGGGAATAGCCAATATGGCAGAAAGAATGCGCATGGTAAACGGCCAAATTGACATAAAATCATCATCAAACAGAGGTACAATAATTTTATGTAAAGTATTACTTCCCCTTTCTGGGGAAAAATCCCCCGGAAACGCTTTTGATGTCGGAGATGTAGGCAAATCCTAA
- a CDS encoding DUF2179 domain-containing protein: MATVLGLLFIFFARIADVSIGTIRILLLVRGMRLRAAVIGFCEVSIYMIALSIVLGGGKLSPLELVFYAGGFATGNYVGSFLEEKLLSGYALIEVIAESSPLVRERVENLREAGYGTTVLRGEGKFGERMILKIVCERKKINDVLTKVKGLGFAYISDIKSVSGGFFPRKGK, from the coding sequence ATGGCCACAGTCTTGGGATTGCTTTTTATTTTTTTTGCCAGGATAGCGGATGTATCGATCGGCACAATTCGAATTCTCCTTTTGGTCCGAGGAATGAGGTTAAGGGCTGCAGTAATCGGGTTTTGTGAAGTAAGCATATACATGATAGCCCTTTCAATCGTATTAGGTGGCGGTAAGTTAAGCCCCTTAGAATTAGTGTTCTACGCTGGAGGATTTGCTACTGGCAACTACGTCGGGTCATTCCTGGAAGAAAAATTATTATCAGGATATGCCTTGATCGAAGTAATAGCAGAAAGCAGCCCTCTGGTTAGAGAAAGGGTCGAAAATCTAAGAGAGGCAGGATATGGCACAACGGTTCTGCGTGGAGAAGGTAAATTCGGTGAAAGAATGATCTTAAAGATAGTCTGTGAGAGAAAGAAAATTAACGACGTATTGACCAAAGTTAAGGGATTAGGATTTGCCTACATCTCCGACATCAAAAGCGTTTCCGGGGGATTTTTCCCCAGAAAGGGGAAGTAA
- the tyrS gene encoding tyrosine--tRNA ligase, which produces MPKDVVQILQERGFMEWCSDPEELSTVFKARLVSGYIGFDPTADSLHVGHLVPIMGLAWLQRAGHQPIAVAGGGTGLIGDPSGKTKERQLLTLEQVESNMASIKKQIEHFLDFNCGESSAKIVNNYTWLSKLGLLEFLRDIGKYFTVNFMIARDYVKTRLEDPDKFITYTEFSYILLQAYDFYHLYKHENCILQMGGNDQQVNIIAGIDLIRKKLGGKAYGLTYPLLLTASGQKFGKTEEGTVWLSPSRTTPYKFYQYWINTDDRDVPKFLKLFTFLPLDEIDSIMAEHNDHPEMRLAQRKLAYEVTRVVHGDKAVERVKKVSEILFGESYTLEDLTQDLLEEIRLEVPSGHASEVPSSLVDIMTKVGACSSKSEARRLIRSGAVTINGEKVLDENCMVSENDFLYGKYLLLKLGKKRYHLIELNR; this is translated from the coding sequence ATGCCGAAGGATGTTGTTCAGATCTTACAAGAACGGGGATTTATGGAATGGTGCAGCGATCCGGAGGAACTGTCAACTGTTTTTAAGGCAAGGCTTGTATCTGGGTATATAGGGTTCGATCCGACAGCTGATAGCCTCCATGTGGGACATCTTGTGCCCATAATGGGATTGGCCTGGTTGCAACGCGCCGGACATCAGCCAATAGCCGTTGCAGGGGGCGGCACAGGGTTGATCGGAGATCCCTCCGGGAAGACCAAAGAAAGGCAGCTCTTGACGCTGGAGCAGGTCGAGAGCAACATGGCTTCAATCAAAAAGCAGATCGAGCATTTCCTCGATTTTAATTGTGGCGAGTCGTCGGCAAAAATTGTCAATAATTATACTTGGCTGTCCAAGTTGGGATTGCTTGAATTCTTGAGAGATATAGGGAAATACTTTACGGTCAACTTCATGATCGCCCGTGATTACGTAAAGACTCGGCTTGAGGACCCAGATAAGTTCATTACATACACAGAGTTTTCCTATATACTCCTTCAGGCATATGATTTTTATCACCTATATAAACATGAAAATTGTATCCTGCAGATGGGAGGAAATGACCAACAGGTAAACATAATTGCCGGCATTGATCTGATCAGGAAAAAGCTTGGGGGGAAGGCTTACGGCCTTACGTATCCCTTGCTTTTGACGGCTTCTGGCCAAAAGTTCGGGAAGACGGAGGAGGGCACGGTGTGGCTTTCGCCTTCGCGCACGACGCCTTACAAGTTTTATCAGTACTGGATAAATACTGATGATCGTGATGTGCCTAAATTCTTAAAGCTCTTCACTTTTCTTCCTCTTGATGAAATTGATTCGATAATGGCAGAACATAACGATCATCCCGAAATGCGACTGGCCCAAAGAAAGCTTGCTTACGAGGTGACGCGCGTTGTTCATGGCGATAAGGCAGTAGAAAGGGTTAAGAAGGTCAGTGAGATTCTTTTCGGGGAATCCTATACCCTTGAGGATCTTACCCAAGATTTACTGGAGGAGATAAGGCTGGAAGTGCCAAGCGGTCATGCCAGCGAAGTCCCTTCCTCCTTAGTGGATATAATGACAAAAGTTGGTGCTTGTTCCAGTAAAAGCGAGGCTCGTAGGTTGATTCGAAGCGGAGCTGTCACCATAAACGGCGAGAAAGTTCTCGATGAAAATTGTATGGTTTCCGAGAATGACTTTCTGTATGGGAAATACCTGCTGTTAAAGCTTGGGAAAAAGAGGTATCATTTAATAGAGCTTAATAGGTAA
- a CDS encoding TOBE domain-containing protein — protein sequence MKLSARNMLKGKIIKIVPGAVNSEITLELPGGQQVVSIITKASAERLGLKEGMEAYAVIKASEVMIAVD from the coding sequence GTGAAATTAAGTGCCAGAAACATGTTAAAGGGAAAAATTATAAAGATCGTTCCTGGGGCCGTAAACTCTGAGATTACATTAGAACTTCCCGGAGGACAGCAGGTGGTCTCTATCATCACCAAGGCTTCTGCGGAAAGATTAGGATTAAAAGAAGGAATGGAAGCTTACGCTGTGATAAAAGCTTCTGAGGTCATGATAGCTGTCGACTAG
- a CDS encoding lysophospholipid acyltransferase family protein, whose amino-acid sequence MSVVATAIKGVHFLVKPGISANILAYLLYRLACTFGIRRNVALTNLGIAYPESDPSWRREVVKKLYFNLSLSVMEFLILTKNPKAVSKWVTKVEGEEHLENLSKSGRGAVLLTAHVGNWELLAAWLACKGYPLVAGVRDPNDVHVSKLLAYYRKALGVETIPKKSLLLKGAKLLKQGKFIGILADQDGGTDGIRVSFMGKVASTVGGPAALSLLTKAPVVPIVSYRIAPYEHEILVLPPIEPLYELPREEAIREMTIKFNDILEGFIRRSSEQWLWLHRRWRD is encoded by the coding sequence ATGAGTGTAGTAGCAACAGCAATAAAAGGTGTCCATTTTCTTGTTAAGCCGGGCATAAGTGCAAATATATTGGCATATCTGCTTTATAGATTGGCCTGCACTTTCGGAATTCGTAGAAATGTCGCTTTGACAAACTTGGGGATAGCCTATCCGGAAAGTGACCCTTCCTGGAGAAGAGAAGTAGTGAAAAAGCTGTATTTCAATCTTTCTTTATCGGTGATGGAATTTCTCATCTTGACCAAAAACCCTAAAGCTGTTTCCAAATGGGTCACAAAGGTAGAAGGGGAAGAGCATCTCGAAAATCTCTCAAAGAGCGGGAGAGGGGCTGTGCTTTTGACTGCACATGTGGGAAATTGGGAGCTATTGGCAGCCTGGTTGGCATGTAAAGGTTATCCCCTAGTCGCTGGGGTCCGAGATCCGAACGATGTGCATGTTTCTAAATTGTTGGCCTATTATAGGAAAGCCTTAGGCGTGGAGACGATACCCAAGAAAAGCTTATTGTTAAAGGGTGCTAAATTATTAAAACAAGGCAAGTTCATTGGGATCTTGGCGGACCAGGATGGGGGGACTGACGGTATAAGGGTTTCCTTTATGGGTAAAGTTGCAAGCACTGTAGGAGGGCCAGCTGCCTTAAGTTTGCTTACGAAGGCTCCAGTCGTTCCGATCGTTTCCTATAGAATTGCTCCCTATGAACATGAAATCTTAGTTTTGCCCCCCATAGAGCCTCTTTATGAGTTGCCAAGAGAGGAAGCCATAAGAGAGATGACTATAAAATTTAACGATATTTTAGAGGGCTTCATAAGGAGATCTTCTGAGCAGTGGCTATGGCTCCATAGGCGTTGGAGAGATTAA
- a CDS encoding glycerol-3-phosphate responsive antiterminator codes for MSGLSDLKNLLQKNPIIPALRSSKDVEAALKITPRCVFVLESSIYTLKNVVDSLRERGHFVFVHADLIEGLKTDPSGIRFLAREINPEGLITTHKNVLEIAKDLNLLTILRIFLLDSQAFKKGKQLAYNVNPDFIEVLPGISVIAVDEPILKEIPFPLIAGGLIKTLDQVNKILSRGILAVSTSERALWEQ; via the coding sequence ATGTCTGGGCTGAGTGACCTAAAAAACCTATTACAAAAAAATCCCATAATACCTGCTTTGAGGTCTAGCAAGGATGTCGAGGCAGCCTTGAAGATAACGCCAAGATGCGTATTTGTCCTTGAATCCTCCATTTACACCCTAAAAAACGTAGTGGATAGCCTAAGAGAAAGGGGACATTTCGTATTCGTCCATGCTGATTTAATAGAAGGGCTAAAAACGGATCCCTCGGGAATAAGGTTTTTAGCACGCGAAATTAACCCTGAAGGCTTGATAACGACCCATAAAAATGTTCTCGAGATCGCTAAAGATCTGAATTTGCTCACTATACTGCGTATCTTTCTGCTCGATTCCCAGGCCTTCAAGAAAGGCAAACAGCTAGCTTACAATGTGAATCCTGATTTCATTGAGGTGCTCCCCGGCATTTCTGTGATTGCCGTGGATGAACCTATTTTGAAGGAAATTCCGTTTCCATTAATTGCTGGCGGGCTGATAAAGACGCTAGATCAGGTAAATAAAATATTATCAAGGGGGATTTTAGCCGTTTCTACGAGCGAAAGAGCTTTGTGGGAGCAATGA
- the dhaK gene encoding dihydroxyacetone kinase subunit DhaK yields MKKLINDVEKVVEESLSGLVKAHADLIKLHPSARAVLRVDSPKEKVAVISGGGSGHEPMHTGYVGYGMLDAACPGEIFTSPTPDQMYEAAKAVNGGKGILFIVKNYSGDIMNFQMAADMLAAEGIPVEQVVINDDVAVENSLYTAGRRGVGGTVLAEKIVGAKAEEGGSLEEVKSLCERVNANVRSMGMALTPCTVPAAGKPTFELGPDEIEIGIGIHGEPGRHRMKLKPAREIVEMLATPIVDDLPFKAGDEVLAFVNGMGGTPLSELYIVYNDLSDFLEKKGIKIVRNLVGNYITSLEMQGCSITLLRLDDEMKRLWDAPVCTPGLRWGM; encoded by the coding sequence ATGAAAAAGCTCATCAACGATGTTGAAAAAGTAGTTGAGGAATCTCTTAGCGGCTTGGTCAAGGCTCATGCGGATCTCATCAAATTGCATCCGTCAGCGAGGGCGGTGCTCAGGGTTGACTCCCCCAAGGAAAAGGTTGCAGTCATTTCTGGAGGTGGCAGCGGTCACGAGCCCATGCACACTGGCTATGTTGGTTACGGCATGCTTGATGCTGCATGCCCCGGTGAGATATTTACCTCTCCGACCCCAGACCAGATGTATGAGGCAGCAAAGGCAGTCAACGGTGGAAAGGGAATTTTATTCATCGTCAAGAACTACAGCGGAGATATCATGAACTTCCAAATGGCTGCCGATATGCTGGCTGCCGAAGGGATACCCGTGGAACAGGTTGTCATCAACGACGATGTAGCGGTGGAAAATTCCTTATATACTGCTGGCAGGCGTGGCGTAGGTGGCACCGTTTTGGCCGAAAAGATAGTGGGGGCCAAAGCGGAAGAGGGAGGATCGCTTGAAGAGGTTAAAAGTTTGTGCGAGCGCGTCAATGCCAACGTGCGTTCGATGGGCATGGCCCTCACGCCCTGCACGGTTCCTGCTGCAGGAAAGCCAACATTTGAGCTTGGACCCGACGAGATTGAAATAGGCATAGGAATTCACGGTGAGCCGGGCAGGCATCGCATGAAGCTGAAGCCGGCCAGAGAGATAGTAGAAATGCTTGCGACTCCGATAGTAGATGACCTTCCCTTTAAGGCTGGGGATGAGGTGTTGGCCTTTGTCAATGGAATGGGCGGAACGCCTTTATCTGAGCTTTACATCGTTTACAACGATTTGAGCGATTTTCTGGAAAAGAAGGGAATCAAGATAGTAAGAAATTTGGTTGGAAATTATATCACCAGCTTAGAAATGCAGGGATGCTCCATAACGCTTTTACGTCTTGACGATGAAATGAAGCGCTTGTGGGACGCTCCCGTTTGCACGCCAGGGCTTAGATGGGGGATGTAG
- the dhaL gene encoding dihydroxyacetone kinase subunit DhaL, protein MDNEHLDVTKAVAIVENIKEIIDANKEFLTKLDSAIGDADHGINMSRGFTKALEKVRNNQYNDIGAVFKDVAMTLMSTVGGAAGPLYGTFFMRASMKLAGQKEADLTLLAQAFREGLQGVVALGKAQLGDKTMVDALTPAIEALEAAAKQGLPLKEGLKRALDMAEKGMKDTIPLVARKGRASYLGERSAGHQDPGATSSYLILKAICEALGV, encoded by the coding sequence TTGGATAACGAGCATCTGGATGTCACTAAAGCAGTCGCCATTGTTGAAAACATAAAAGAAATTATAGATGCTAACAAGGAGTTTTTGACGAAACTTGACTCTGCCATAGGCGACGCCGACCATGGCATCAACATGAGCAGAGGCTTTACAAAGGCTCTCGAGAAAGTGCGAAATAACCAGTACAACGATATAGGGGCAGTATTCAAAGATGTCGCAATGACGTTAATGAGCACCGTTGGCGGAGCGGCAGGGCCACTTTACGGTACTTTCTTCATGAGAGCTTCGATGAAGCTCGCTGGCCAAAAAGAGGCAGATCTGACGTTGTTAGCTCAGGCCTTTCGCGAGGGGTTACAGGGCGTTGTGGCATTAGGCAAAGCTCAGTTAGGCGATAAGACGATGGTAGATGCTCTTACGCCTGCCATAGAAGCCTTGGAGGCCGCAGCAAAGCAGGGATTGCCCTTGAAGGAAGGGTTAAAGAGAGCGCTTGATATGGCTGAGAAGGGAATGAAGGATACAATTCCGTTGGTGGCGAGGAAGGGCCGTGCAAGTTATTTAGGCGAGAGGTCTGCAGGACATCAGGATCCAGGGGCTACGTCCAGCTATCTAATTTTAAAGGCCATTTGCGAAGCCTTGGGGGTTTAG
- the dhaM gene encoding dihydroxyacetone kinase phosphoryl donor subunit DhaM, whose amino-acid sequence MIGILVVCHSFKAADGIVEIASQMAGEKVRVVGVGGNEEGGLGTSTANIYEGLDKLLMECDGVVVIPDLGSAVLSTKAALDFLPEDQKSKVVIADAPVLEGTVLASVEASTGSPVEKVRQVAESAHLLKKLTN is encoded by the coding sequence ATGATAGGGATTCTCGTCGTTTGCCATAGTTTTAAGGCAGCTGATGGAATCGTGGAAATTGCCTCTCAGATGGCAGGCGAAAAGGTGAGGGTAGTAGGGGTAGGCGGAAATGAAGAAGGGGGCCTGGGAACTTCTACTGCAAATATATATGAGGGATTGGATAAACTTTTGATGGAATGTGATGGCGTTGTCGTTATACCGGATCTCGGAAGCGCCGTCTTGTCGACTAAGGCTGCGTTGGATTTCTTGCCCGAAGATCAAAAAAGTAAAGTCGTTATTGCCGATGCTCCCGTTTTAGAGGGGACCGTTCTGGCCTCCGTCGAGGCAAGCACGGGATCTCCGGTTGAAAAGGTAAGGCAGGTTGCGGAGAGCGCACACTTGCTAAAAAAGTTGACCAATTAA
- the glpK gene encoding glycerol kinase GlpK, translating to MAKKYVAAIDQGTTSTRCMIFDREGNPISSSQMEHEQIYPHPGWVEHDPMEIWSRTQDVIRGALEKGNVDPNDIAAIGITNQRETTVVWDKNTGKPVYNAIVWQCMRTQDFCLEWEKEPGANEKVNQKTGLVISTYFSGPKIKWILDNVPGARERAQKGELLFGNIDTWVIWNLTGGPNGGVHVTDVSNASRTMLMNIKTLQWDEEMLNFLGIPKSMLPEIKPSSHIYGYTVPNGPFRASIPISGDLGDQQAAVFGQVCFNVGEAKNTYGTGNFMLLNIGKTPSLSKSGLLTTVAYGLKEGEAVYALEGSMAITGAAIQWLRDNLRLFDDAADSEWFASKVKDTGGIYFVPAFSGLFAPYWDMRARGCIVGLTRYIRKEHLIRATLECICYQTLDVQRAMEADSGVPLTELKVDGGAVRNNLLMQLQADLLGVPVVRPKVNETTGLGAAYAAGLATGFWTSLDELKQNWKVDKRFEPTMSKETRDEMYRGWKKAIERAKGWID from the coding sequence ATGGCAAAGAAATATGTTGCTGCTATTGATCAGGGGACTACCAGTACGAGGTGTATGATATTCGACAGGGAAGGCAATCCGATATCCAGCAGCCAGATGGAGCATGAACAAATTTACCCTCATCCTGGCTGGGTAGAACACGATCCCATGGAGATCTGGTCGCGTACGCAAGACGTAATTAGAGGGGCATTGGAGAAAGGCAATGTAGATCCCAATGACATTGCGGCAATCGGCATAACGAACCAAAGGGAAACGACGGTAGTATGGGATAAAAATACAGGTAAACCCGTCTATAATGCAATCGTTTGGCAATGCATGAGGACTCAGGATTTCTGTCTGGAATGGGAGAAAGAGCCAGGCGCGAACGAAAAGGTCAATCAAAAGACTGGCCTTGTGATAAGCACCTATTTCTCGGGTCCCAAGATCAAGTGGATCTTAGACAACGTTCCCGGCGCCAGGGAAAGGGCCCAAAAGGGAGAGCTGCTTTTCGGAAACATAGATACATGGGTAATTTGGAATCTAACGGGCGGTCCGAACGGCGGGGTTCATGTAACCGATGTCAGCAATGCGTCCAGGACTATGCTCATGAATATCAAAACGCTGCAATGGGACGAGGAAATGCTGAATTTCTTGGGCATTCCGAAATCCATGTTACCAGAGATCAAACCAAGCAGCCATATTTACGGCTATACTGTCCCTAACGGACCATTCAGGGCGAGCATCCCCATTTCGGGAGATCTTGGAGACCAGCAGGCAGCGGTCTTTGGTCAAGTATGCTTCAACGTTGGCGAGGCAAAGAACACCTACGGCACCGGAAACTTCATGCTGCTAAATATAGGCAAGACTCCAAGCCTTTCCAAGAGCGGCCTGCTTACGACAGTTGCTTATGGCCTTAAAGAGGGAGAAGCTGTTTATGCCTTAGAGGGATCGATGGCCATTACGGGAGCTGCGATCCAGTGGCTGCGTGACAACCTGAGACTTTTTGATGATGCTGCCGATTCGGAATGGTTTGCCAGCAAGGTCAAAGATACTGGCGGGATATATTTCGTCCCGGCCTTCTCCGGATTGTTTGCACCTTATTGGGATATGAGAGCTAGAGGTTGTATAGTGGGATTGACGAGATACATTCGAAAAGAGCATTTGATCAGGGCTACCCTGGAATGCATTTGCTATCAGACCTTGGACGTCCAAAGGGCAATGGAAGCCGATTCCGGAGTGCCCCTCACGGAACTTAAAGTGGATGGCGGTGCTGTACGAAATAACCTCCTCATGCAGTTGCAGGCCGACCTCTTGGGTGTTCCGGTCGTGCGTCCAAAGGTAAATGAGACTACGGGGCTGGGTGCTGCTTATGCTGCTGGTCTTGCTACAGGTTTTTGGACGAGCTTAGACGAGCTAAAGCAAAATTGGAAAGTTGATAAGCGGTTTGAGCCAACCATGAGCAAGGAAACGAGAGATGAAATGTACAGAGGCTGGAAGAAGGCGATTGAAAGAGCTAAGGGATGGATAGATTAG
- a CDS encoding NAD(P)/FAD-dependent oxidoreductase, whose product MSTRYYDVIVIGGGIVGSTIARELSRYDVRVAVLDKASELPSGASRANSGMVHAGYDDKPGTMKAYFCPKGNAIYRSLYEELDFTLNKVGSYVCAFAEEEIAHLNLLLDQGRKNGVPSVEIISGDELRSREPNASKEIIAALWAPTGCIINNFEAVLAFMDNAQQNGVELFLETEVLDVLLSQGEKQVVGVNTNKGMFLAPIVINAAGVHSDRIARMVGDESFVIHPRRGDYFITDKYVGNLVKSFFFACPSEAGKGITVASTADHNLLMGPTSIFQVDRDKTATTAEGLKQVIEGARRLIPPIPVNMAITTFAGLRADPDTGDFVIGILKKPHGFVNVAGIKSPGFTSAPAIAQHIVERIKDELKDLVEFKPNRKFVPERKHIPRFAYLTMEERSALAEKDPRYAQIVCRCESVTEGQVVEAIRRGARTVAAVKIWTRAGAGRCQGGFCGPRVMEILARELNIPMEEVTRHGGHSRMLVGKTKEYWFRGSDHE is encoded by the coding sequence GTGAGCACGCGATATTACGATGTGATCGTAATTGGCGGCGGTATTGTGGGCTCGACAATTGCCCGCGAGTTGTCACGTTATGATGTTAGGGTAGCTGTTCTGGATAAGGCTTCAGAGCTACCCTCAGGCGCCTCTAGGGCCAATAGCGGCATGGTTCATGCAGGTTACGACGACAAGCCTGGCACTATGAAAGCTTACTTTTGTCCAAAGGGGAATGCTATTTACAGGAGCCTTTATGAGGAGCTTGATTTTACACTTAATAAAGTAGGATCTTATGTATGCGCCTTTGCCGAAGAGGAAATAGCCCATCTTAATTTACTGCTCGATCAGGGAAGAAAAAACGGAGTTCCTTCCGTGGAGATCATAAGCGGCGACGAGCTAAGGTCGCGAGAGCCAAATGCATCTAAGGAAATTATCGCTGCCCTTTGGGCTCCTACGGGTTGCATCATAAATAATTTCGAAGCTGTCCTGGCATTCATGGATAATGCTCAACAAAACGGGGTTGAGTTGTTTTTGGAGACTGAGGTCTTGGATGTATTGCTCTCTCAGGGCGAAAAGCAGGTTGTGGGGGTCAATACGAATAAGGGAATGTTTTTGGCTCCTATTGTCATAAACGCCGCTGGAGTGCATTCGGATAGGATAGCTAGGATGGTTGGCGATGAAAGCTTCGTCATACATCCACGACGGGGTGATTACTTCATAACGGATAAATATGTCGGAAATCTCGTCAAGAGCTTCTTTTTTGCTTGTCCTTCCGAGGCTGGCAAGGGTATAACCGTGGCTAGCACAGCAGATCACAACTTACTAATGGGACCTACTTCCATATTCCAGGTAGATCGCGATAAGACTGCGACCACTGCAGAGGGCTTGAAGCAGGTTATTGAAGGAGCAAGGCGGCTAATACCTCCTATCCCGGTCAATATGGCCATAACTACCTTCGCTGGACTTAGGGCGGATCCAGATACAGGAGATTTTGTAATAGGGATCCTTAAAAAACCCCATGGATTTGTCAACGTCGCAGGAATCAAATCTCCAGGCTTTACCTCCGCTCCCGCGATTGCACAGCATATAGTTGAAAGAATCAAAGATGAACTAAAGGATCTTGTTGAATTCAAGCCTAACAGGAAATTTGTGCCAGAGCGTAAACATATACCACGATTTGCATATCTCACCATGGAAGAAAGATCTGCTTTAGCAGAAAAAGACCCTAGATATGCCCAAATAGTGTGCAGATGCGAGAGCGTTACTGAGGGTCAAGTGGTAGAGGCCATAAGAAGAGGTGCCAGAACGGTAGCAGCGGTGAAGATATGGACGCGTGCGGGAGCCGGAAGATGTCAGGGAGGTTTTTGTGGGCCAAGAGTTATGGAAATATTGGCAAGAGAGCTCAACATTCCCATGGAAGAAGTAACAAGACATGGAGGTCATTCTAGGATGCTTGTCGGAAAGACCAAGGAGTATTGGTTTAGGGGGTCAGACCATGAGTGA